A genome region from Paludibacterium sp. B53371 includes the following:
- the guaD gene encoding guanine deaminase, with protein sequence MRYDNSVKAIRGSFFDYASTVSCPADLERNVRVIDDGLMIIRNGLIEWIGEWADGKDHLPAGVRVRNYSGKTVMPGFIDTHLHFPQCEMIGAYGEQLLEWLNLHTFPVEMRYHDYEYAREMATFFLKQMLSNGTTTASVFASVHPQSVDALCEAASRINMRLITGKVMMDRHAPDALLDTPETGYRQSRELIERWHKNGRLLYAVTPRFAPTSTPEQLAAAGRLRAAFPDTWMQTHLSENQKEIEWVKALFPGYKNYLDVYHEFGLTGPNSVFGHCIHLEQDEWDCLSNTGSTIAFCPTSNFFLGSGLFPLHKAWEMGVKVGIGTDIGAGTTFNMLQTLNEAYKVMQMQGHCLSPFEAFYLATLGGADSLGLADRIGSFEIGKEADFVVIDHTSTPMQQLRCDSSTTLREKLFVLMTLGDDRAIYRTYVDGQLVYERY encoded by the coding sequence ATGAGATATGACAATTCAGTCAAGGCGATCCGTGGCAGCTTCTTCGATTACGCGAGTACCGTCTCCTGTCCGGCAGATTTGGAACGCAATGTACGGGTGATCGACGACGGTCTGATGATCATCCGCAACGGCCTGATCGAGTGGATCGGCGAATGGGCTGACGGCAAGGATCATCTGCCGGCCGGCGTCCGCGTGCGCAACTACTCCGGCAAGACGGTGATGCCGGGCTTTATCGATACGCACCTGCATTTTCCGCAATGCGAGATGATCGGTGCCTACGGTGAGCAACTGCTGGAATGGCTCAATCTGCACACCTTCCCGGTGGAAATGCGCTATCACGACTATGAGTACGCGCGTGAAATGGCGACCTTCTTCCTCAAGCAAATGCTCAGCAACGGCACCACCACGGCATCGGTGTTCGCCTCGGTGCATCCGCAGTCGGTGGACGCACTGTGCGAAGCGGCCAGTCGCATCAATATGCGGCTGATCACCGGCAAGGTGATGATGGACCGTCATGCGCCCGATGCCTTGCTGGATACGCCTGAAACCGGTTATCGACAAAGCAGGGAGCTGATCGAGCGCTGGCACAAGAATGGCCGTCTGCTGTATGCGGTGACGCCGCGCTTTGCCCCGACCTCGACACCGGAACAGCTGGCAGCGGCCGGTCGCCTGCGTGCCGCCTTCCCCGATACCTGGATGCAGACGCACCTGTCCGAGAACCAGAAGGAAATCGAATGGGTGAAGGCCCTGTTCCCGGGCTACAAGAACTATCTGGACGTGTATCACGAATTCGGTCTGACCGGCCCGAACAGTGTCTTTGGCCATTGCATCCACCTGGAACAGGATGAATGGGATTGTCTGAGCAACACCGGTTCGACCATCGCCTTCTGCCCGACCTCGAACTTCTTCCTCGGCAGCGGCCTGTTCCCCTTGCACAAGGCCTGGGAAATGGGCGTCAAGGTCGGCATCGGTACCGACATCGGTGCCGGCACCACCTTTAACATGCTGCAGACCCTGAATGAGGCCTACAAGGTGATGCAGATGCAGGGGCACTGCCTGTCGCCATTCGAAGCTTTCTATCTGGCGACGCTGGGCGGTGCGGATTCGCTCGGTCTGGCCGACCGGATCGGCAGCTTCGAAATCGGTAAGGAGGCAGACTTTGTGGTGATCGACCACACCTCGACGCCGATGCAGCAGTTGCGCTGCGACAGCTCAACGACGTTGCGCGAAAAACTTTTTGTGTTGATGACTTTGGGAGACGACCGGGCCATTTATCGCACTTATGTCGATGGCCAGCTGGTTTATGAGCGGTACTAA
- a CDS encoding NCS2 family permease, with the protein MSVEHQAGEYTPPGGFAGKLERYFHLSERGSSVRQEVLAGLTTFMASVYSIIVVPGMLGKAGFPTGAVFVATCLVACFGSLLMGLWANLPMIISCAISLTAFTAFSLVLGQHIPVPVALGAVFMMGVIFTAISVTGVRTWILNNLPHGVAHGTGIGIGMFLFLIATNTVGIIIKNPFDGLPVSLGHFSSFPVMMTLIGLGAMFGLNKLRVPGAILIVIVVIAIIGLIFDPNVHYHGLMALPSLVDANGHTQLFDLNIMGTFSAKVLPLVLAMVMTTVFDATGTIRAVAGQANLLDKDGHIINSQRALTADSLSSIFSSLVGSSPAAVYIESAAGTAAGGRTGLTATVVGIGFFLMLFFSPLAYLVPDYATAPALMYVGLLMLSNVRQLDFEDAVDAMAGLVCAVFIVLACNIVTGIMMGFATLVIGRICAKEWRKLNIGTVLIAIALVVFYAGGWAI; encoded by the coding sequence ATGTCAGTCGAACATCAAGCAGGCGAATATACCCCGCCGGGCGGTTTTGCCGGCAAGCTGGAGCGATACTTCCATCTATCTGAGCGCGGTAGCAGCGTGCGGCAGGAAGTCCTCGCCGGGTTGACCACTTTCATGGCTTCGGTCTACTCGATCATCGTGGTGCCGGGCATGCTCGGCAAGGCAGGGTTTCCGACCGGGGCGGTGTTTGTCGCCACCTGTCTGGTAGCCTGCTTCGGCTCATTGCTGATGGGCTTGTGGGCCAATCTGCCGATGATCATCAGTTGTGCCATTTCCCTGACGGCCTTTACGGCGTTCAGCCTGGTACTGGGGCAGCATATCCCGGTGCCGGTGGCGCTGGGTGCGGTGTTCATGATGGGGGTGATCTTCACCGCCATTTCCGTCACCGGCGTGCGCACCTGGATTCTCAACAACCTGCCGCATGGTGTGGCGCACGGTACCGGCATTGGCATTGGCATGTTCCTGTTCCTGATTGCCACCAACACCGTCGGCATCATCATCAAGAACCCGTTTGACGGGCTGCCGGTCTCGCTGGGGCACTTCTCTTCCTTTCCGGTGATGATGACCCTGATCGGTCTGGGGGCGATGTTCGGTCTGAACAAGCTGCGCGTACCGGGTGCCATCCTGATCGTCATCGTGGTGATTGCGATCATCGGCCTGATCTTTGATCCGAATGTCCATTACCACGGCCTGATGGCGCTGCCCTCGCTGGTGGATGCCAACGGTCATACCCAGTTGTTCGATCTGAACATCATGGGGACCTTCTCGGCCAAGGTGCTGCCACTGGTACTGGCCATGGTGATGACCACGGTCTTCGACGCCACCGGGACCATCCGTGCCGTGGCCGGCCAGGCCAACCTGCTGGACAAGGATGGTCACATCATCAACAGCCAGCGCGCACTGACCGCCGACTCGCTGAGCAGCATTTTCTCTTCACTGGTCGGTTCCTCGCCGGCCGCGGTGTATATCGAGTCCGCCGCCGGTACGGCTGCCGGTGGCCGCACCGGGCTGACGGCTACCGTGGTCGGGATCGGTTTCTTCCTGATGCTGTTCTTCTCGCCGCTGGCCTATCTGGTGCCGGATTACGCCACGGCCCCGGCGCTGATGTATGTCGGGCTGCTGATGCTGAGCAATGTGCGTCAGCTGGATTTTGAGGACGCTGTCGATGCCATGGCTGGCCTGGTGTGTGCCGTGTTCATCGTCCTGGCCTGCAATATTGTCACCGGCATCATGATGGGGTTCGCCACCCTGGTGATCGGCCGCATCTGTGCCAAGGAATGGCGCAAGCTGAATATCGGCACGGTGCTGATCGCCATTGCCCTGGTGGTGTTCTACGCCGGTGGCTGGGCAATTTGA
- the ygeW gene encoding knotted carbamoyltransferase YgeW, giving the protein MKTVNQLIKEINGLQSSLHEKDFLLTWEQTPQELELVLKLAEALRTMRAENISTRLFDNGLGVSVFRDNSTRTRFSFASALNLLGLAQQDLDEGKSQIAHGETVRETANMISFCAEAIGIRDDMYLGAGNAYMREVGKALDEGYAEGVLPQRPAVINLQCDIDHPTQAMADLAWLQEHFGGLDQLKGKKIAMTWAYSPSYGKPLSVPQGIIGLMTRFGMDVTLAHPEGYDLIPDVVEVARNNAKASGGSFRKVATMEEAFKDADIVYPKSWAPYKVMETRTQLLRANDHDGLKTLEKQCLAQNANHKNWQCTEEMMRLTRGGDALYMHCLPADITGVSCQEGEVSDSVFEKYRIATYKEASWKPYIIAAMIVARKFPRPGEKLQALLKNMQLRVRE; this is encoded by the coding sequence ATGAAAACTGTCAATCAACTGATTAAAGAGATCAACGGCCTGCAGTCCAGCCTGCATGAGAAGGATTTCCTGCTGACCTGGGAGCAGACGCCGCAGGAACTGGAACTGGTGCTGAAGCTGGCTGAAGCCTTGCGTACCATGCGTGCCGAAAATATTTCCACCCGACTGTTCGATAACGGTCTGGGGGTGTCGGTGTTCCGCGACAACTCGACCCGTACCCGTTTCTCCTTCGCCTCGGCCCTGAATCTGCTGGGGCTGGCACAGCAGGATCTGGACGAAGGCAAGTCACAGATTGCCCATGGCGAAACGGTACGTGAAACCGCCAACATGATTTCTTTCTGCGCCGAAGCCATCGGTATCCGCGACGATATGTACCTCGGTGCCGGCAATGCCTACATGCGTGAAGTCGGCAAGGCACTGGACGAAGGCTACGCCGAAGGGGTGCTGCCGCAGCGCCCGGCGGTGATCAACCTGCAGTGTGACATCGATCACCCGACTCAGGCGATGGCCGACCTGGCCTGGCTGCAAGAGCATTTCGGCGGGCTGGATCAGCTCAAGGGCAAGAAGATTGCCATGACCTGGGCTTACTCGCCGAGCTATGGCAAGCCGCTGTCGGTGCCGCAGGGCATCATCGGCCTGATGACCCGCTTCGGCATGGACGTCACCCTGGCCCACCCGGAAGGCTATGACCTGATTCCGGATGTGGTGGAAGTGGCCCGCAACAACGCCAAGGCTTCCGGCGGCAGCTTCCGCAAGGTGGCCACCATGGAAGAGGCCTTCAAGGACGCCGATATCGTCTACCCGAAGTCCTGGGCGCCTTACAAGGTGATGGAAACCCGTACTCAGCTGCTGCGTGCCAATGATCACGACGGCCTGAAGACCCTGGAAAAACAGTGTCTGGCCCAGAATGCCAATCACAAGAACTGGCAGTGCACCGAAGAGATGATGCGTCTGACCCGTGGCGGCGATGCGCTGTACATGCACTGTCTGCCGGCGGATATCACCGGGGTGTCGTGCCAGGAGGGTGAGGTGAGTGACAGTGTGTTCGAGAAGTACCGCATTGCCACTTACAAGGAAGCCAGCTGGAAGCCGTACATCATTGCCGCCATGATCGTGGCGCGCAAATTCCCGCGTCCGGGTGAAAAGCTGCAGGCACTGCTGAAAAACATGCAGCTGCGTGTGCGCGAATAA
- the dpaL gene encoding diaminopropionate ammonia-lyase, producing MSEFSLKLDIADNGHFTGETSPLFSRAEARRARDFHRKLAGYQPTPLCSLEALAAHIGVGKVLVKDESKRFGLNAFKMLGGVYAIANLLCEQYQLDINEFSFDKIRQLVTEKMTFATTTDGNHGRGVAWAAKQMGQNAVVYMPAGSARERVEHIRNLGAECIVTDMNYDDTVRLTMKVAAERGWHIVQDTAWEGYTKIPTWIMQGYATMADEAVEQMQAMGIERPTHVFLQAGVGAMAGGVLGYLVDCFGARHLHSVIVEPEQADCIYRSGVAGEMVNVGGAMRTIMAGLACGEPNPLGWPLLRDCSTQFISCHDKVAALGMRVLGNPLGDDPRIVSGESGAVGAGVLMAVHCHPQRAQLRERLGLNADAVVLLISTEGDTDVKHYREVVWEGKHPAVD from the coding sequence ATGTCCGAATTTTCGCTGAAGTTGGATATTGCGGATAACGGTCACTTCACCGGCGAGACTTCGCCGTTGTTCTCGCGTGCCGAAGCACGGCGCGCGCGCGACTTTCACCGCAAGCTGGCCGGTTATCAGCCGACGCCGCTGTGTTCTCTGGAGGCGCTGGCCGCGCATATCGGGGTCGGCAAGGTGCTGGTGAAAGACGAATCGAAGCGCTTTGGCCTGAACGCCTTCAAGATGCTCGGCGGGGTGTATGCCATCGCCAATCTGCTGTGCGAGCAATATCAGCTCGATATCAACGAGTTCTCCTTCGACAAGATCCGTCAGCTGGTCACCGAGAAGATGACCTTTGCCACCACGACCGATGGCAACCATGGCCGGGGTGTGGCCTGGGCGGCGAAGCAGATGGGGCAGAACGCCGTGGTGTACATGCCGGCGGGCTCGGCGCGTGAGCGGGTCGAGCACATCCGCAACCTGGGCGCGGAATGCATCGTCACTGACATGAATTATGACGATACCGTGCGCCTGACCATGAAGGTGGCGGCCGAACGTGGCTGGCATATCGTGCAGGACACGGCCTGGGAGGGGTATACCAAGATCCCGACCTGGATCATGCAGGGTTACGCCACGATGGCCGACGAGGCCGTGGAGCAGATGCAGGCCATGGGTATCGAGCGTCCGACCCATGTGTTTCTGCAGGCCGGGGTAGGGGCGATGGCCGGCGGGGTGCTGGGGTACCTGGTGGATTGCTTCGGCGCCCGCCACCTGCACTCGGTGATCGTCGAGCCGGAGCAGGCAGATTGCATTTACCGTTCCGGTGTGGCCGGCGAGATGGTGAATGTCGGTGGCGCGATGCGCACCATCATGGCCGGGCTGGCCTGTGGCGAGCCCAATCCGCTGGGGTGGCCGCTGTTGCGTGACTGCAGTACGCAGTTTATTTCCTGCCACGACAAGGTGGCGGCGCTGGGCATGCGCGTGCTGGGCAATCCGCTCGGCGATGATCCGCGCATCGTGTCCGGGGAATCCGGTGCCGTTGGGGCCGGGGTGTTGATGGCCGTGCATTGTCATCCGCAGCGCGCGCAGTTGCGTGAGCGGCTGGGGCTGAATGCCGATGCCGTGGTGCTGCTGATCAGCACTGAGGGCGACACCGATGTGAAGCATTACCGCGAGGTGGTCTGGGAAGGCAAGCATCCCGCTGTTGATTGA
- a CDS encoding YgeY family selenium metabolism-linked hydrolase, whose amino-acid sequence MTKKIPFEQVLAKAESYKADMSRFLRAMIAIPSESCDEQRVVECIRDEMIKVGFDRVEIDPMGNVLGYVGHGPHLIAMDAHIDTVGIGNRGNWTFDPYQGMEDDEIIGGRGASDQEGGMASMVYAGKIIKDLGLEDQYTLLVTGTVQEEDCDGLCWQYLIEQSKIRPEFVVSTEPTDCQIYRGQRGRMEIRVEVQGVSCHGSAPERGDNAIFKMGPILGELQQLAGRLGHDDFLGKGTLTVSEIFFTSPSRCAVADSCAVSIDRRLTWGETWEGALEEIRALPAVQAAGAVVSMYQYDRPSWTGLVYPTECYFPTWKVEQDHITVRALSSAYEGLFRKAPVVDKWTFSTNGVSIMGRHGIPVIGFGPGKEPEAHAPNEKTWKSHLVKCAAMYAAIPLAYLSELDNK is encoded by the coding sequence ATGACCAAGAAGATTCCGTTTGAACAGGTGCTGGCCAAGGCCGAGTCGTACAAGGCCGATATGAGCCGTTTCCTGCGCGCCATGATTGCCATTCCGAGCGAAAGCTGCGACGAGCAGCGCGTGGTGGAGTGCATTCGCGACGAGATGATCAAGGTAGGCTTTGACCGGGTGGAAATCGACCCGATGGGCAATGTGCTGGGTTATGTCGGCCACGGGCCGCACCTGATCGCCATGGATGCGCACATCGATACCGTCGGGATCGGTAATCGGGGCAACTGGACCTTTGACCCCTATCAGGGCATGGAAGACGATGAAATCATCGGCGGCCGCGGCGCTTCTGATCAGGAGGGCGGTATGGCCTCGATGGTGTATGCCGGCAAGATCATCAAGGATCTGGGCCTGGAAGACCAATACACCCTGCTGGTGACCGGTACCGTGCAGGAAGAGGACTGCGATGGCCTGTGCTGGCAGTACCTGATCGAGCAAAGCAAGATCCGTCCGGAATTCGTGGTCAGTACCGAGCCGACTGATTGCCAGATCTATCGTGGTCAGCGTGGCCGCATGGAGATTCGTGTCGAAGTGCAGGGCGTCAGCTGCCACGGTTCGGCGCCGGAGCGCGGTGACAATGCCATCTTCAAGATGGGCCCGATTCTCGGCGAGTTGCAGCAACTGGCCGGTCGTCTTGGCCATGACGATTTCCTCGGCAAGGGCACGCTGACGGTATCGGAAATTTTCTTCACCTCGCCCAGCCGCTGTGCCGTGGCCGACAGCTGCGCCGTGTCGATCGACCGTCGTCTGACCTGGGGTGAAACCTGGGAAGGGGCGCTGGAAGAAATTCGTGCGCTGCCAGCGGTACAGGCTGCCGGTGCGGTGGTCAGCATGTATCAGTACGACCGTCCGTCCTGGACCGGGCTGGTGTATCCGACCGAGTGCTATTTCCCGACCTGGAAGGTCGAGCAGGATCACATCACCGTGCGGGCGCTGAGCAGTGCCTATGAGGGCTTGTTCCGCAAGGCACCGGTGGTGGACAAGTGGACCTTCTCGACCAACGGCGTCTCGATCATGGGTCGTCACGGCATTCCGGTGATCGGCTTCGGGCCGGGCAAGGAGCCGGAGGCGCACGCACCGAACGAGAAGACCTGGAAGTCGCATCTGGTCAAGTGTGCGGCCATGTATGCGGCGATCCCGCTGGCCTATCTGTCTGAGCTGGATAACAAGTAA
- the hydA gene encoding dihydropyrimidinase: MKRLIRNGVLVDADGQYRQDLLIVDGLIHTVAERIEPTADTEVIEAAGCLVMPGGVDVHTHFNIDVGLAQSCDDFFSGTRAAACGGTTSIVDHMGFGPAGCDLHHQLRRYHQDAAGQAVIDYGFHGTIQHVDPAILAEMAPMVQEEGISSFKLYLTYQYKLDDRAVLQALQQLRQVGALTAVHPENDAAIALRREALLRAGKTAPRYHAESRPLSCEAEAIARMINLARLAGDAPLYIVHLSNGLGLDYVQLARQQGQPVWVETCPQYLLLDEQCYLREDALKFILSPPLRPHAELDKLWAGLSLGAIDTVATDHCTFPYAQRQALSGGDFSRCPNGLPGVETRLPLLFSEGVMRGRITASEFVALTSTRPAQLFGLWPQKGCLAPGSDADLVLFDPAGKSEIRHAALHDQCDYSPYEGWPCRGQLRMTLSRGETVARDGQFVGRAGHGRFLFRQPFDASRCGARRRPAAVSEDLFLGLEGAR; this comes from the coding sequence ATGAAGCGATTGATACGCAATGGTGTGCTGGTCGATGCCGACGGGCAGTATCGCCAGGATCTGCTGATCGTCGACGGGCTGATCCATACGGTGGCCGAGCGGATCGAGCCGACAGCGGATACCGAGGTCATCGAGGCTGCCGGTTGTCTGGTCATGCCCGGCGGGGTGGATGTTCACACGCACTTCAATATTGATGTCGGCCTGGCTCAGAGTTGCGATGATTTCTTCAGTGGTACCCGGGCGGCGGCCTGTGGCGGCACGACCAGCATTGTCGATCACATGGGTTTTGGCCCGGCGGGGTGCGACCTGCACCATCAGTTGCGGCGCTATCACCAGGATGCCGCCGGGCAGGCGGTGATCGATTACGGTTTTCACGGCACCATTCAGCATGTTGATCCGGCGATTCTGGCCGAGATGGCGCCGATGGTGCAGGAAGAAGGCATCAGCAGTTTCAAGTTGTATCTCACCTATCAGTACAAGCTGGATGACCGCGCTGTGCTGCAGGCGCTGCAGCAGTTGCGCCAGGTCGGCGCGCTGACGGCGGTGCATCCGGAGAATGACGCGGCGATTGCGCTGCGGCGCGAGGCCCTGCTGCGCGCCGGCAAGACCGCGCCGCGTTATCACGCAGAAAGCCGACCTCTGTCCTGCGAGGCCGAAGCCATTGCACGCATGATCAATCTGGCCCGTCTGGCGGGAGATGCTCCCCTGTATATCGTGCATCTGTCCAACGGACTCGGGCTGGACTATGTGCAGCTGGCGCGTCAGCAGGGGCAGCCGGTCTGGGTCGAAACCTGCCCGCAATATCTGCTGCTGGATGAACAATGCTATCTGCGCGAGGACGCGCTCAAGTTCATTCTCAGCCCGCCGCTCCGACCGCACGCCGAGCTGGACAAGCTGTGGGCCGGTCTGAGTCTGGGAGCGATCGATACGGTCGCCACCGATCACTGCACGTTTCCCTATGCCCAGCGTCAGGCGCTGTCCGGCGGCGATTTCAGCCGCTGTCCCAATGGCTTGCCGGGCGTGGAGACTCGCCTGCCGCTGTTGTTCTCCGAGGGGGTGATGCGCGGGCGGATCACGGCGTCCGAGTTTGTCGCTCTGACCAGCACCCGGCCGGCGCAGCTGTTCGGTCTGTGGCCGCAGAAAGGCTGCCTGGCCCCCGGCAGCGATGCCGATCTGGTGTTGTTCGATCCGGCGGGCAAGAGCGAGATCCGCCATGCCGCGCTGCATGATCAATGCGATTACTCGCCCTATGAGGGCTGGCCGTGTCGTGGTCAGCTACGCATGACGCTCAGCCGGGGCGAGACCGTGGCGCGTGATGGTCAGTTTGTCGGTCGTGCCGGGCATGGCCGTTTCCTGTTTCGCCAGCCTTTCGATGCCAGCCGCTGCGGTGCGCGGCGTCGGCCGGCGGCGGTGTCTGAAGATCTATTCCTTGGCCTCGAGGGGGCGCGATGA
- the arcC gene encoding carbamate kinase, which produces MKKKIVLALGGNALGDNLAEQMRAVQTTANAIVDLIEQGHEVVVTHGNGPQVGMINQAFEIAARADAHSPRLPMSVSVALSQGYIGYDLQNALREALLARGIDKPVATLITQVVVDAADPAFQDPSKPIGGFYSREEAEQLMACGERLKEDSGRGYRRVVASPKPVDIVEKETVRALLDAGQLVVAAGGGGIPVLREGLHLRGASAVVDKDWASARLAEMIDADMLIILTAVERVAIRFGTPDQAWLSQMTPDEAQGHIRDGQFAKGSMLPKVEAALTFARSKPGRTALITLLEKAREGIEGKTGTRICAA; this is translated from the coding sequence ATGAAAAAGAAAATTGTACTGGCGCTGGGGGGCAATGCCCTGGGAGACAACCTGGCCGAGCAGATGCGCGCCGTGCAGACCACGGCCAATGCGATTGTCGATCTGATCGAACAGGGGCATGAGGTGGTGGTGACCCATGGCAATGGTCCGCAGGTTGGCATGATCAATCAGGCCTTCGAGATTGCCGCTCGTGCCGATGCCCATTCACCCCGCCTGCCGATGTCGGTCAGCGTGGCGCTCAGTCAGGGCTATATCGGTTATGACCTGCAAAATGCGCTGCGCGAGGCGCTGCTGGCGCGCGGGATCGACAAGCCGGTGGCCACGCTGATTACCCAGGTGGTGGTGGATGCGGCCGATCCGGCATTTCAGGACCCGAGCAAGCCGATTGGCGGTTTCTACAGCCGGGAAGAGGCTGAGCAGCTGATGGCCTGTGGCGAGCGGTTGAAAGAGGACTCGGGCCGGGGCTACCGCCGTGTCGTGGCCTCGCCCAAGCCGGTGGACATTGTCGAGAAGGAGACGGTGCGGGCCTTGCTGGATGCCGGTCAGTTGGTGGTGGCCGCCGGTGGCGGCGGTATTCCGGTTTTGCGCGAAGGACTGCATCTGCGTGGCGCCAGTGCCGTGGTGGACAAGGACTGGGCCAGTGCAAGGCTGGCGGAGATGATCGATGCTGATATGTTGATCATTCTGACTGCGGTGGAGCGGGTGGCGATCCGTTTTGGTACACCGGACCAGGCGTGGTTGTCGCAGATGACACCGGATGAGGCGCAGGGTCACATCCGCGACGGACAATTTGCCAAGGGCTCGATGCTGCCCAAGGTCGAGGCGGCACTGACCTTTGCCCGGAGCAAGCCGGGACGCACTGCACTGATCACCTTGCTGGAAAAGGCCCGCGAAGGGATCGAAGGCAAGACCGGGACGCGCATTTGCGCCGCATGA
- a CDS encoding (2Fe-2S)-binding protein: MAEKIQLTLLVNGVERSVQVWPMARLLDVIREDLGLKGTKEGCGEGECGACAVLLDGVLVNSCLVPAYQAQGTDLLTIEGLADQDNLNRLQQSFLRHNAAQCGYCSPGMLMSATDLLRRHPSPDMAAIREAIGGNLCRCTGYVKIIEAVQEAARGEASCAS; the protein is encoded by the coding sequence ATGGCCGAAAAAATTCAACTGACCCTGCTGGTGAACGGGGTCGAGCGCTCGGTGCAGGTCTGGCCGATGGCGCGTCTGCTGGATGTGATTCGGGAAGATCTGGGGCTGAAAGGCACCAAGGAAGGCTGTGGCGAAGGGGAGTGCGGCGCCTGTGCCGTGCTGCTTGACGGGGTGCTGGTGAATAGTTGTCTGGTGCCGGCCTATCAGGCCCAGGGGACCGATCTGCTGACCATTGAGGGGCTGGCCGATCAGGACAATCTCAACCGCCTGCAGCAATCCTTCCTGCGCCACAACGCTGCGCAGTGTGGTTATTGTTCACCCGGCATGCTGATGTCTGCGACCGATCTGCTGCGCCGCCATCCCAGTCCCGACATGGCGGCCATTCGCGAGGCCATCGGCGGGAATCTCTGTCGCTGTACCGGCTACGTCAAGATCATTGAGGCGGTACAGGAGGCAGCCCGCGGGGAGGCATCATGCGCCAGCTGA
- a CDS encoding xanthine dehydrogenase family protein subunit M, whose amino-acid sequence MRQLTAQCQVCMPASLGTALEVMATEPGVWRPIAGGTDLMVPLPPHVPEVTHFLDLNRLKELKGIQEDEHTLTFGALTTFTALRQTPAVHRHFPCLIKSARSTAALAIQNRGTLGGNIMNGSPAADTPPSLLVYDAEVALCSLRGERWVPLTQFWTGYKQFDRAPDELLTRIRVRKPQGRSFHYFRKVGAREAQAIAKASMAAMAEVAQGRVSRFRLATGALSPCCARVPGVEALIEGRTLSDLPLAAACEALQQAICPIDDVRSTALYRRQVAGNLLEALLQELSRLND is encoded by the coding sequence ATGCGCCAGCTGACCGCTCAGTGCCAGGTGTGCATGCCGGCCTCGCTCGGCACCGCGCTGGAGGTGATGGCAACCGAGCCGGGGGTCTGGCGGCCGATTGCCGGCGGCACCGATCTGATGGTGCCGCTGCCGCCGCATGTGCCGGAAGTGACCCACTTTCTCGATCTGAACCGGCTGAAGGAACTCAAGGGCATTCAGGAGGATGAGCACACGCTGACCTTTGGCGCGCTGACGACCTTTACCGCCTTGCGCCAGACGCCGGCAGTGCACCGGCATTTCCCCTGCCTGATCAAGAGCGCCCGATCCACGGCGGCGCTGGCGATCCAGAATCGCGGCACCCTGGGCGGCAACATCATGAATGGCAGCCCCGCCGCCGATACTCCCCCCAGTTTGCTGGTCTATGACGCCGAGGTGGCGCTCTGTTCCCTGCGCGGCGAACGTTGGGTACCGCTGACGCAGTTCTGGACCGGCTACAAGCAGTTTGACCGGGCGCCTGACGAGTTGCTGACCCGCATTCGTGTTCGCAAGCCGCAAGGGCGCAGCTTTCACTATTTCCGCAAGGTTGGCGCCCGAGAAGCTCAGGCGATCGCCAAGGCCAGCATGGCGGCCATGGCGGAGGTTGCGCAGGGGCGCGTCAGTCGCTTCCGGCTGGCGACCGGCGCCTTGTCACCTTGCTGTGCCCGGGTGCCGGGCGTTGAGGCGCTGATTGAGGGGCGTACTTTGTCCGATCTGCCGCTGGCGGCCGCCTGTGAGGCGCTGCAGCAGGCGATCTGCCCGATCGATGATGTCCGTTCGACAGCACTGTACCGGCGCCAGGTGGCGGGCAATTTGCTGGAAGCATTACTGCAGGAACTGTCCCGGCTGAACGACTGA